CTTGCCTTTTAGCTGCACCACATGTCCAATTTTTATTTGTTTCAATTTCTTTTTAACGCGTTCATTGGACGGGATCAAATGCATGTTGGCGCTATGTAACTGTATACTGGACTTTGGGATGGGCAAATCAGAGGAGCGCCAATGATACCAGCGGTTGCCTTGAGAAATCGATATATGCTCCAGCACGCGTTCATCCGACATGGGTCCCCAGCCAAACACAACATCCAGAGGTGACAGCCGTGATTCCTGGCCAAAATAATATTTCCGTGTCGACAATGCACGCGCTTCCATATTGAACTGAGCCAAAGGCTGAACCTGATAGCCATTGACTCTTTTTGCCTCTGCGTTCAAAAGGCGTTTCTGTTCAGGTGCGTCCGGAGCAATCCGTCCCGGCCCGTAGGTAAGCTTACCCTGCGGAAAAAATAAAAATAAAGCCAGTCCGGCGACGAGGAGGATGACAATTATTTTTTTCATTGTTCAATTCCTTATACTTGTTCACTAAAGATGAACCGATTACCATGAATATCGATACCGATTATACCCTGCACCATTTCAAAATGCGGATATAAAAAAGGAATCCCGGTTCATCTAAAGCGATTGAAACAAACAGTATGTCTTTAGGATAATGCTGGATTTGATACTGCTCCGGCCCCTGACAGGATTCAAACAAACACAGGCGGATAAAACAAGTCTTGTCATGATTTAATCAGATCACGCCCGGTTTTGATCAAGAGTTGACGTGCTTGTTTGTTAAACGCATCAACCGTCTCATTTTCTTTTTTATGGCGTTTCAAAAAACCGGTCGTTATCATAGCCAAAATAATTCAAGACGCGGTCGATCTGAATGTCTATCATTGAATCGGTTTCTTTTTCAATCAACTGTATTTTGCCGGTCTTGTCCTTGATATCTTTAATATTTTTCCAGGGAATATAAAAATATTCAGTTCGAAAGGGATACGTATTGGAACCGATCAGGGAATTGATTTTATTAAATCCACAAAAGGGGTGCACCTGAACGAGTGCATTTTGGGTCATCCGATATTCAATCCCATTCACGATATCCCGGAATAAATTACTCGCAATCCCGAGAAAAAAGAAAATAAAAAATAAAACACGAGCCATGGGCTGTGAGAGATGAGGAGCGTTGAGAAGCAGGAAAAAAATAGACGTCAGCAGGCCAATCACAAAAGCTCCCAGCAACCAGGAAAATATTTTTGACAAAAAACGACCCGTCGATCGCACCCGCCATCCGAAAACATATTCATCATATTCATTTTTTTGGTTTTTTGCCAAACCGTCATAACTCCCTCTATTGTTAAATGTTAAAACACATGTTCGATATGGGTAATTGTCTATTCCAAATATACAAAAATCCTGTAACTTTTGCAACGCGGTGACAAAAATTTTTCGCGGAAACACGGGGTTTGCTGTTCATTTTTATTCAATTCGATACAACCGGAACACGCCATTATTTTCCCGATCCACAAAAATATAGCGGCGGGACAACTCTTCATATGTCCATATTTCCGTCACAGGACCGGTCATGCTGTTCCGATTTCTCTCAACATCATCCGGCTTGCCGTATTTCATATAAATTCTTCCCCGGTCGGTTTGCCAGCCAACGCGTCCTGTCTTGACCTCGGAAAAATTGCGAATTGCAAACTCGGCCCTCTGATAATATTCCTGTTTGAGTTCATTGACCTCGGTGTCCGGGGTGGGGTCCCGCTGTTCCCAAAAGCGTTCGAACAGTTGACGTTTGCGTTCGCCCTGGGCCGTCCGCATCGAGTCCAGGCTTTTATTGTCAACCACCACCGCAAGCTGTTCAATCGCTGTATTCAAATCCGTCCCTTGTCCCGGAGCCCCGCCCCAGAATACGCTGAACCGGTTGCGTTTGACAACTTTTTCATTTTCAGTCTGGGCCCGGAACACCACACGGTATTCACCGGGCTTCCGGATATATTCTTTCATAGAAACGCACAAATCGACCAGCCGATCCGCTGCCTTTAACGGATAAACGGCAGTCAGATTCATCACTTGCTGACCGTCATTATGAATCACCTCGGTTTCAATTCGCAAACTGTCACCCTGTTGCGGCGTTGCAAGATGAACAAAAAGCGAAAAACTCGAATTCATATCCTGAAAACTGTCCCGCAGATTAGGCTGAATATCCGGCGGGTCCTGATTGCAATCAGCTTTATCCGCAAAAATCAGGCTGCTTACCTGCAATTTACGTCCGGAAAAATCTTTCAGCTCGACATTTTTTTCCTCCTCCAGCAACTGATTGCCCTTTCCATCCGATAAATTGATCAGAACTTTATATTTTCCAGGATCAAGTGAGAAACGCATAGAATATCGATGCAGAGGGGTACGGGAATTTGTTTTATCAAACAGTTCGACTTTAATAGAATCACGCAGACTTTTCTGCGCCAAAATATCTTTGCCCTGATAAACCACTGCGCTCAATTCAAAATCGGCGCGATAGGCATCATTCACTTTATAAAATGTCAGAATATCATTCACCAGTGCAACGTGGCAATCCAGTCGGCTCTTTGTGGAATCCTGGCGGTCCGCAAGATTGAACAATTTATACAGAAACAAATCCCGGCCAAACATGTTCCTGGCCTGTTGATTTTGCGAATACGGAAACTGTGCAGTTCCTGATTTAAAGATCATTACGATAAACAAACAAATAAACAGTTTTTTCATCAATCACACCTTTTTTAAAAGTCCGCGCCTAACGACCAGAGAATATTTCCGTTGGATTCTGTGCTGTAAAAATCCGTTGGCCAGGCATAATCCACTTTAAGCAGAAACATACCCAGATTCACCCGTAAACCGAGACCGATACTGGCGAACAAATCATCCGCCCGCACCAATCCATTGGGAGCCTTTTTGAACAAGCTGAAAGAGTCCGCATCATTGCGAAATCCAACGGATTCATCTTTGTCCCAGGCAAGTCCCATATCCAGAAAGGCCGCGCCGCGAAGATTCCCCAGACGTATGGGCGGGAAACCCAATTGCATATAGCGCACAAACGGAAACCTGAATTCGATGTTGGACAAGAGAAATCGAGTGCCTTCCAGTGCGTAAAAGGGGGCGCCGCGAAGAGGCATTTCAAAGGAGGAAAAATAAATTTCCTCAACATTTTCCACGCGAATTCCTCCGCGGTAATTATAATTAATCCAGTTGCTGGTGCCGCCAAGAAAAAATTTCTGCGCGTGCTTGCCAAAGCTGACACCACCGGCTGTGCGAAGCGTCAGGGTATAATCACGCACAATCGGCATATAATGACGCCAATCCGCACGCAGGGTGGTAAAATCAAGACCATAATCCATGATCTCCGGGCTAAAAGTGACGCCCACTCCCCAGCGGGTTCCGTTCATCGGTCCCGTGTATTTCCACACTGTATTATCTTTGGTATATGACAGGCTGCTCAGCCAAAAGTAACGGTTTTTCCCGGAGATATAACCCTTGTCAACCCATTCGTCCACTACTTCATCCGGCAGGTCCATATAACTGCGGCTGATTCCCCGCAGCGAGGTGCCAAAACTCATGCGCTTGTAGCGGCTAAAGGGTAAATTGGCGGATATTGACAATCCATAATTCCGATCCCGCACCCAGCCCGTCTGATATGAATAAAAGAAATACGCATTATGGTAAATACCGCCGCCGATATCCATTTTGTTCTTGAGATGGTAATAGGAAATTGCATAATCTGCATTTTTCAAATCACCGTACAAATTCAGTCCGACATTGATACGATGATCTCCCAATACATCGGACAGCATAATCTGAGTGTACCCGGTGGTTCCAAAATACTGGTCATACCCGACATTTCCGTAGACCAGGTCCGTAGAGTATTTGACCTCATAGTCATTGACCTTGTAATCGCCGGAATCAGATATATATTCACTTGAATCCAGGAACACACTTTCTTCATCAAACTCGAGGTTCCCTTGGGCAAAATCTCTGTCAAATACATAATTCCGGTATTTTTTTTCCGTATCTTTGCGGCTCTTTAGTTCCTGTGCCGGAGCGTCCTGCACATCAATGGGCGACAGCGTCAACTGTCCGGTTTTCTCACGAGTCACATAGCCGGTTTTTTTAATATCAATTTCATCGCGTCCGACACTGAA
This genomic window from candidate division KSB1 bacterium contains:
- a CDS encoding GWxTD domain-containing protein, with translation MKKLFICLFIVMIFKSGTAQFPYSQNQQARNMFGRDLFLYKLFNLADRQDSTKSRLDCHVALVNDILTFYKVNDAYRADFELSAVVYQGKDILAQKSLRDSIKVELFDKTNSRTPLHRYSMRFSLDPGKYKVLINLSDGKGNQLLEEEKNVELKDFSGRKLQVSSLIFADKADCNQDPPDIQPNLRDSFQDMNSSFSLFVHLATPQQGDSLRIETEVIHNDGQQVMNLTAVYPLKAADRLVDLCVSMKEYIRKPGEYRVVFRAQTENEKVVKRNRFSVFWGGAPGQGTDLNTAIEQLAVVVDNKSLDSMRTAQGERKRQLFERFWEQRDPTPDTEVNELKQEYYQRAEFAIRNFSEVKTGRVGWQTDRGRIYMKYGKPDDVERNRNSMTGPVTEIWTYEELSRRYIFVDRENNGVFRLYRIE